In Cataglyphis hispanica isolate Lineage 1 chromosome 10, ULB_Chis1_1.0, whole genome shotgun sequence, a genomic segment contains:
- the LOC126852336 gene encoding large subunit GTPase 1 homolog isoform X2, giving the protein MLHTSEINDGYDWGRLNLQSVTEESSFQDFLSTAELAGTEFNAEKLNVKFVHPHSHGLLSKDVMKTVLKKQEENKDSIKIPRRPKWDSSISTHELQTREKEAFLEWRRHLAMLQEEEGLMLTPYEKNLEFWRQLWRVVERSDVVVQIVDARNPLLFRCEDLERYVKEIDPNKLNMILLNKADFLTDVQRQAWAKYFTDLNIRVAFFSATLAAERQVIQEEDEDEARSTDKDDHKHSGNENKNSGDELAKSEFSSESEYESAEDGDVGTSAVSDEIEADNSEQQMETQQRSELENLKISATGSEMKKIINSPKLLNRDDLIKLFKTIYNDNKTYTTGVTTIGLVGYPNVGKSSTINALLMDKKVSVSATPGKTKHFQTLYLDKDLLLCDCPGLVMPSFVCTKADMILNGILPIDQMRDHVPAITLLATLIPKHVLEDLYGFMLPVPTEGEDRAPTAEELLNAHGYNRGFMTQNGQPDNPRSARYLLKDFVNGKLLYCVAPPTFEQECFHAFPPRCRNLSANRHIPPRTARVNQGCGVTVNNLDRKFFQDAHVKGRRGPVLQHSITHAGSTVSLKESTDEQSDKVKKPWKIINKHVNKNKREKGRRLYAHLDQH; this is encoded by the exons ATG CTCCACACCTCAGAGATCAATGATGGTTATGATTGGGGTCGACTCAACTTGCAATCGGTTACAGAGGAGAGCTCATTTCAAGATTTCTTGTCGACCGCTGAACTAGCAGGAACCGAATTCAATGCGGAGaagttaaatgttaaattcgtGCATCCTCACAGTCATGGCTTGCTCTCGAAAGATGTAATGAAAACAGTACTAAAAAagcaagaagaaaataaagattccATCAAGATACCAAGAAGGCCGAAATGGGACAGTTCTATAAGCACCCACGAATTACAGACACGCGAAAAAGAGGCGTTCCTGGAGTGGCGACGTCATTTAGCTATGTTGCAAGAAGAGGAAGGTTTAATGTTGACACCTTacgagaaaaatttagaattttggCGTCAATTGTGGCGGGTAGTAGAACGCAGCGATGTGGTTGTACAAATTGTAGACGCGCGTAATCCGCTTCTTTTTCGCTGTGAGGACTTGGAGCGTTACGTTAAGGAGATTGATcctaacaaattaaatatgattctcCTTAATAAAGCAGATTTCTTAACAGATGTGCAAAGACAGGCAtgggcaaaatattttacagaccTAAATATACGGGTAGCATTCTTTTCCGCTACATTAGCAGCGGAGAGACAGGTGATTCAAGAAGAGGACGAAGATGAAGCGAGATCGACTGATAAGGATGACCACAAACATTCAG GTAACGAGAATAAGAACAGTGGAGATGAATTGGCGAAGTCGGAATTCTCGTCGGAATCAGAGTACGAAAGCGCGGAGGATGGCGACGTTGGCACGTCCGCTGTATCTGATGAAATAGAAGCCGATAATAGCGAGCAACAAATGGAAACTCAACAACGTAGCGAAttggagaatttaaaaatctccgCGACAGGTTccgaaatgaagaaaataatcaattcgccaaaattattaaacagagacgatcttataaaattatttaaaacaatttacaatgataataaaacgTACACGACCGGAGTGACAACAATCGGCTTGGTCGGGTATCCAAACGTCGGCAAGAGTTCCACCATCAATGCCCTGCTCATGGATAAAAAAGTCTCTGTATCGGCCACGCCGGGCAAGACCAAGCATTTTCAAACATTGTATTTGGACAAGGATTTGTTGTTGTGCGATTGTCCGGGCTTGGTGATGCCGAGTTTTGTTTGCACGAAAGCAGATATGATACTAAACGGTATACTGCCGATCGATCAGATGCGAGATCATGTACCGGCGATTACGTTACTGGCCACGTTGATACCCAAGCACGTTCTGGAGGATCTGTATGGCTTCATGTTGCCTGTTCCAACAGAAGGAGAGGATCGCGCACCGACTGCGGAGGAGCTTTTAAACGCACACGGTT ACAACAGAGGTTTCATGACGCAGAACGGTCAACCAGATAATCCACGCTCAGCGAGATACCTTTTGAAGGATTTCGTTAACGGCAAATTGTTGTATTGTGTCGCACCGCCGACATTCGAACAGGAGTGTTTTCACGCATTCCCGCCACGATGCCGGAATTTGTCCGCCAACAGGCATATACCGCCCCGAACAGCTCGCGTAAATCAAGGATGTGGAGTAACGGTCAATAACTTGGACCGAAAGTTTTTCCAGGACGCACATGTGAAGGGACGCCGTGGACCTGTACTACAACACTCTATAAc gcaCGCAGGATCAACGGTCAGTTTAAAAGAATCGACCGACGAGCAGTCTGACAAAGTGAAGAAACcgtggaaaataattaataaacatgttaataaaaataaacgcgaAAAAGGTCGAAGATTGTACGCTCATCTCGATCAACATTGA
- the LOC126852336 gene encoding large subunit GTPase 1 homolog isoform X3 produces the protein MLHTSEINDGYDWGRLNLQSVTEESSFQDFLSTAELAGTEFNAEKLNVKFVHPHSHGLLSKDVMKTVLKKQEENKDSIKIPRRPKWDSSISTHELQTREKEAFLEWRRHLAMLQEEEGLMLTPYEKNLEFWRQLWRVVERSDVVVQIVDARNPLLFRCEDLERYVKEIDPNKLNMILLNKADFLTDVQRQAWAKYFTDLNIRVAFFSATLAAERQMIQEEDEDEARSTDKDDHNHSGNENKNSGDELAKSEFSSESEYESAEDGDVGTSAVSDEIEADNSEQQMETQQRSELENLKISATGSEMKKIINSPKLLNRDDLIKLFKTIYNDNKTYTTGVTTIGLVGYPNVGKSSTINALLMDKKVSVSATPGKTKHFQTLYLDKDLLLCDCPGLVMPSFVCTKADMILNGILPIDQMRDHVPAITLLATLIPKHVLEDLYGFMLPVPTEGEDRAPTAEELLNAHGYNRGFMTQNGQPDNPRSARYLLKDFVNGKLLYCVAPPTFEQECFHAFPPRCRNLSANRHIPPRTARVNQGCGVTVNNLDRKFFQDAHVKGRRGPVLQHSITHAGSTVSLKESTDEQSDKVKKPWKIINKHVNKNKREKGRRLYAHLDQH, from the exons ATG CTCCACACCTCAGAGATCAATGATGGTTATGATTGGGGTCGACTCAACTTGCAATCGGTTACAGAGGAGAGCTCATTTCAAGATTTCTTGTCGACCGCTGAACTAGCAGGAACCGAATTCAATGCGGAGaagttaaatgttaaattcgtGCATCCTCACAGTCATGGCTTGCTCTCGAAAGATGTAATGAAAACAGTACTAAAAAagcaagaagaaaataaagattccATCAAGATACCAAGAAGGCCGAAATGGGACAGTTCTATAAGCACCCACGAATTACAGACACGCGAAAAAGAGGCGTTCCTGGAGTGGCGACGTCATTTAGCTATGTTGCAAGAAGAGGAAGGTTTAATGTTGACACCTTacgagaaaaatttagaattttggCGTCAATTGTGGCGGGTAGTAGAACGCAGCGATGTGGTTGTACAAATTGTAGACGCGCGTAATCCGCTTCTTTTTCGCTGTGAGGACTTGGAGCGTTACGTTAAGGAGATTGATcctaacaaattaaatatgattctcCTTAATAAAGCAGATTTCTTAACAGATGTGCAAAGACAGGCAtgggcaaaatattttacagaccTAAATATACGGGTAGCATTCTTTTCCGCTACATTAGCAGCGGAGAGACAGATGATTCAAGAAGAGGACGAAGATGAAGCGAGATCGACTGATAAGGATGACCACAATCATTCAGGTAACGAGAATAAGAACAGTGGAGATGAATTGGCGAAGTCGGAATTCTCGTCGGAATCAGAGTACGAAAGCGCGGAGGATGGCGACGTTGGCACGTCCGCTGTATCTGATGAAATAGAAGCCGATAATAGCGAGCAACAAATGGAAACTCAACAACGTAGCGAAttggagaatttaaaaatctccgCGACAGGTTccgaaatgaagaaaataatcaattcgccaaaattattaaacagagacgatcttataaaattatttaaaacaatttacaatgataataaaacgTACACGACCGGAGTGACAACAATCGGCTTGGTCGGGTATCCAAACGTCGGCAAGAGTTCCACCATCAATGCCCTGCTCATGGATAAAAAAGTCTCTGTATCGGCCACGCCGGGCAAGACCAAGCATTTTCAAACATTGTATTTGGACAAGGATTTGTTGTTGTGCGATTGTCCGGGCTTGGTGATGCCGAGTTTTGTTTGCACGAAAGCAGATATGATACTAAACGGTATACTGCCGATCGATCAGATGCGAGATCATGTACCGGCGATTACGTTACTGGCCACGTTGATACCCAAGCACGTTCTGGAGGATCTGTATGGCTTCATGTTGCCTGTTCCAACAGAAGGAGAGGATCGCGCACCGACTGCGGAGGAGCTTTTAAACGCACACGGTT ACAACAGAGGTTTCATGACGCAGAACGGTCAACCAGATAATCCACGCTCAGCGAGATACCTTTTGAAGGATTTCGTTAACGGCAAATTGTTGTATTGTGTCGCACCGCCGACATTCGAACAGGAGTGTTTTCACGCATTCCCGCCACGATGCCGGAATTTGTCCGCCAACAGGCATATACCGCCCCGAACAGCTCGCGTAAATCAAGGATGTGGAGTAACGGTCAATAACTTGGACCGAAAGTTTTTCCAGGACGCACATGTGAAGGGACGCCGTGGACCTGTACTACAACACTCTATAAc gcaCGCAGGATCAACGGTCAGTTTAAAAGAATCGACCGACGAGCAGTCTGACAAAGTGAAGAAACcgtggaaaataattaataaacatgttaataaaaataaacgcgaAAAAGGTCGAAGATTGTACGCTCATCTCGATCAACATTGA
- the LOC126852375 gene encoding RNA polymerase II subunit A C-terminal domain phosphatase SSU72 — protein sequence MPVPNSISVAVICSSNMNRSMEAHAFLSKKGFNVKSFGTGDKVKLPGTAPDRPNIYDFGTSYDEIYNDLLMKDKQYYTQNGLLHMLDRNRRIKPRPERFQLSKDKFDILITCEERVYDQVIECMESRTKEDNQPVHLINIDIQDNHEEATVGSFLICELVTVLANSEDLDNDIDELLHEFESKFARTILHTVLFY from the exons ATGCCGGTGCCAAATTCTATCAGCGTAGCCGTAATATGTTCTAGTAATATGAATAGGAGCATGGAAGCGCACGCTTTCCTAAG CAAAAAGGGATTCAATGTGAAATCATTTGGAACCGGTGACAAGGTCAAACTACCTGGAACTGCACCGGACCGCCCTAATATATATGACTTTGGTACTTCATACGACGAGATCTACAATGATCTTTTAATGAAAGACAAACAATA TTATACACAGAATGGTTTATTACATATGCTGGATCGGAATCGTAGAATAAAACCTAGACCAGAACGGTTTCAATTATCCAAGGATAAATTCGACATTCTAATTACATGTGAAGAGCGCGTGTACGATCAAGTAATTGAATGCATGGAATCTAGGACTAAAGAAGATAATCAACCtgtgcatttaattaatatcgatattcaGGATAATCACGAAGAGGCTACAGTAGGATCGTTTCTTATATGCGAACTAGTGACAGTG TTGGCGAATAGCGAAGATTTAGATAATGACATAGACGAATTACTCCATGAATTTGAGTCCAAATTCGCGAGGACAATATTGCATACCGTACTGTTTTACTGA
- the LOC126852336 gene encoding large subunit GTPase 1 homolog isoform X4 has translation MLHTSEINDGYDWGRLNLQSVTEESSFQDFLSTAELAGTEFNAEKLNVKFVHPHSHGLLSKDVMKTVLKKQEENKDSIKIPRRPKWDSSISTHELQTREKEAFLEWRRHLAMLQEEEGLMLTPYEKNLEFWRQLWRVVERSDVVVQIVDARNPLLFRCEDLERYVKEIDPNKLNMILLNKADFLTDVQRQAWAKYFTDLNIRVAFFSATLAAERQVIQEEDEDEARSTDKDDHKHSGNENKNSGDELAKSEFSSESEYESAEHGDVGKSTVSDEIEADNSEQQMEAQQRSELENLKIFATGSEMKKIINSPKLLNRDDLIKLFKTIYNDNKTYTTGVTTIGLVGYPNVGKSSTINALLMDKKVSVSATPGKTKHFQTLYLDKDLLLCDCPGLVMPSFVCTKADMILNGILPIDQMRDHVPAITLLATLIPKHVLEDLYGFMLPVPTEGEDRAPTAEELLNAHGYNRGFMTQNGQPDNPRSARYLLKDFVNGKLLYCVAPPTFEQECFHAFPPRCRNLSANRHIPPRTARVNQGCGVTVNNLDRKFFQDAHVKGRRGPVLQHSITHAGSTVSLKESTDEQSDKVKKPWKIINKHVNKNKREKGRRLYAHLDQH, from the exons ATG CTCCACACCTCAGAGATCAATGATGGTTATGATTGGGGTCGACTCAACTTGCAATCGGTTACAGAGGAGAGCTCATTTCAAGATTTCTTGTCGACCGCTGAACTAGCAGGAACCGAATTCAATGCGGAGaagttaaatgttaaattcgtGCATCCTCACAGTCATGGCTTGCTCTCGAAAGATGTAATGAAAACAGTACTAAAAAagcaagaagaaaataaagattccATCAAGATACCAAGAAGGCCGAAATGGGACAGTTCTATAAGCACCCACGAATTACAGACACGCGAAAAAGAGGCGTTCCTGGAGTGGCGACGTCATTTAGCTATGTTGCAAGAAGAGGAAGGTTTAATGTTGACACCTTacgagaaaaatttagaattttggCGTCAATTGTGGCGGGTAGTAGAACGCAGCGATGTGGTTGTACAAATTGTAGACGCGCGTAATCCGCTTCTTTTTCGCTGTGAGGACTTGGAGCGTTACGTTAAGGAGATTGATcctaacaaattaaatatgattctcCTTAATAAAGCAGATTTCTTAACAGATGTGCAAAGACAGGCAtgggcaaaatattttacagaccTAAATATACGGGTAGCATTCTTTTCCGCTACATTAGCAGCGGAGAGACAGGTGATTCAAGAAGAGGACGAAGATGAAGCGAGATCGACTGATAAGGATGACCACAAACATTCAGGTAACGAGAATAAGAACAGTGGAGATGAATTGGCGAAGTCGGAATTCTCGTCGGAATCAGAGTACGAAAGCGCGGAGCATGGCGACGTTGGCAAGTCCACTGTATCTGATGAAATAGAAGCCGATAATAGCGAGCAACAAATGGAAGCTCAGCAACGTAGCGAAttggagaatttaaaaattttcgcgaCAG GTTccgaaatgaagaaaataatcaattcgccaaaattattaaacagagacgatcttataaaattatttaaaacaatttacaatgataataaaacgTACACGACCGGAGTGACAACAATCGGCTTGGTCGGGTATCCAAACGTCGGCAAGAGTTCCACCATCAATGCCCTGCTCATGGATAAAAAAGTCTCTGTATCGGCCACGCCGGGCAAGACCAAGCATTTTCAAACATTGTATTTGGACAAGGATTTGTTGTTGTGCGATTGTCCGGGCTTGGTGATGCCGAGTTTTGTTTGCACGAAAGCAGATATGATACTAAACGGTATACTGCCGATCGATCAGATGCGAGATCATGTACCGGCGATTACGTTACTGGCCACGTTGATACCCAAGCACGTTCTGGAGGATCTGTATGGCTTCATGTTGCCTGTTCCAACAGAAGGAGAGGATCGCGCACCGACTGCGGAGGAGCTTTTAAACGCACACGGTT ACAACAGAGGTTTCATGACGCAGAACGGTCAACCAGATAATCCACGCTCAGCGAGATACCTTTTGAAGGATTTCGTTAACGGCAAATTGTTGTATTGTGTCGCACCGCCGACATTCGAACAGGAGTGTTTTCACGCATTCCCGCCACGATGCCGGAATTTGTCCGCCAACAGGCATATACCGCCCCGAACAGCTCGCGTAAATCAAGGATGTGGAGTAACGGTCAATAACTTGGACCGAAAGTTTTTCCAGGACGCACATGTGAAGGGACGCCGTGGACCTGTACTACAACACTCTATAAc gcaCGCAGGATCAACGGTCAGTTTAAAAGAATCGACCGACGAGCAGTCTGACAAAGTGAAGAAACcgtggaaaataattaataaacatgttaataaaaataaacgcgaAAAAGGTCGAAGATTGTACGCTCATCTCGATCAACATTGA
- the LOC126852336 gene encoding large subunit GTPase 1 homolog isoform X1, whose amino-acid sequence MLHTSEINDGYDWGRLNLQSVTEESSFQDFLSTAELAGTEFNAEKLNVKFVHPHSHGLLSKDVMKTVLKKQEENKDSIKIPRRPKWDSSISTHELQTREKEAFLEWRRHLAMLQEEEGLMLTPYEKNLEFWRQLWRVVERSDVVVQIVDARNPLLFRCEDLERYVKEIDPNKLNMILLNKADFLTDVQRQAWAKYFTDLNIRVAFFSATLAAERQVIQEEDEDEARSTDKDDHKHSGNENKNSGDELAKSEFSSESEYESAEHGDVGKSTVSDEIEADNSEQQMEAQQRSELENLKIFATGSEMKKIINSPKLLNRDDLIKLFKTIYNDNKTYTTGVTTIGLVGYPNVGKSSTINALLMDKKVSVSATPGKTKHFQTLYLDKDLLLCDCPGLVMPSFVCTKADMILNGILPIDQMRDHVPAITLLATLVPKHVLEDLYGFMLSVPTEGEDRAPTAEELLNAHGYNRGFMTQNGQPDNPRSARYLLKDFVNGKLLYCVAPPTFEQECFHAFPPRRRNLSANRHIPSRTARVNQGCGVTVNNLDRKFFRKDAHVKGRRGPVLQHSITHAGSTVSLKESTDEQSDKVKKPWKIINKHVNKNKREKGRRLYAHLDQH is encoded by the exons ATG CTCCACACCTCAGAGATCAATGATGGTTATGATTGGGGTCGACTCAACTTGCAATCGGTTACAGAGGAGAGCTCATTTCAAGATTTCTTGTCGACCGCTGAACTAGCAGGAACCGAATTCAATGCGGAGaagttaaatgttaaattcgtGCATCCTCACAGTCATGGCTTGCTCTCGAAAGATGTAATGAAAACAGTACTAAAAAagcaagaagaaaataaagattccATCAAGATACCAAGAAGGCCGAAATGGGACAGTTCTATAAGCACCCACGAATTACAGACACGCGAAAAAGAGGCGTTCCTGGAGTGGCGACGTCATTTAGCTATGTTGCAAGAAGAGGAAGGTTTAATGTTGACACCTTacgagaaaaatttagaattttggCGTCAATTGTGGCGGGTAGTAGAACGCAGCGATGTGGTTGTACAAATTGTAGACGCGCGTAATCCGCTTCTTTTTCGCTGTGAGGACTTGGAGCGTTACGTTAAGGAGATTGATcctaacaaattaaatatgattctcCTTAATAAAGCAGATTTCTTAACAGATGTGCAAAGACAGGCAtgggcaaaatattttacagaccTAAATATACGGGTAGCATTCTTTTCCGCTACATTAGCAGCGGAGAGACAGGTGATTCAAGAAGAGGACGAAGATGAAGCGAGATCGACTGATAAGGATGACCACAAACATTCAGGTAACGAGAATAAGAACAGTGGAGATGAATTGGCGAAGTCGGAATTCTCGTCGGAATCAGAGTACGAAAGCGCGGAGCATGGCGACGTTGGCAAGTCCACTGTATCTGATGAAATAGAAGCCGATAATAGCGAGCAACAAATGGAAGCTCAGCAACGTAGCGAAttggagaatttaaaaattttcgcgaCAGGTTccgaaatgaagaaaataatcaattcgccaaaattattaaacagagacgatcttataaaattatttaaaacaatttacaaCGATAATAAAACGTATACGACCGGAGTGACAACAATCGGCTTGGTCGGGTATCCAAACGTCGGCAAGAGTTCCACCATCAATGCCCTGCTCATGGATAAAAAAGTCTCTGTATCGGCCACGCCGGGCAAGACCAAGCATTTTCAAACATTGTATTTGGACAAGGATTTGTTGTTGTGCGATTGTCCGGGCTTGGTGATGCCGAGTTTTGTTTGCACGAAAGCAGATATGATACTAAACGGTATACTGCCGATCGATCAGATGCGAGATCATGTACCGGCGATTACGTTACTGGCCACGTTGGTACCCAAGCACGTTCTGGAGGATCTGTATGGCTTCATGTTGTCTGTTCCAACAGAAGGAGAGGATCGCGCACCGACTGCGGAGGAGCTTTTAAACGCACACGGTT ACAACAGAGGTTTCATGACGCAGAACGGTCAACCAGATAATCCACGCTCAGCGAGATACCTTTTGAAGGATTTCGTTAACGGCAAATTGTTGTATTGTGTCGCACCGCCGACATTCGAACAGGAGTGTTTTCACGCATTCCCGCCACGACGCCGGAATTTGTCCGCCAACAGGCATATACCGTCCCGAACAGCTCGCGTAAATCAAGGATGTGGAGTAACGGTCAATAACTTGGACCGAAAGTTTTTCCGAAAGGACGCACATGTGAAGGGACGCCGTGGACCTGTACTACAACACTCTATAAc gcaCGCAGGATCAACGGTCAGTTTAAAAGAATCGACCGACGAGCAGTCTGACAAAGTGAAGAAACcgtggaaaataattaataaacatgttaataaaaataaacgcgaAAAAGGTCGAAGATTGTACGCTCATCTCGATCAACATTGA
- the LOC126852336 gene encoding large subunit GTPase 1 homolog isoform X5 translates to MLHTSEINDGYDWGRLNLQSVTEESSFQDFLSTAELAGTEFNAEKLNVKFVHPHSHGLLSKDVMKTVLKKQEENKDSIKIPRRPKWDSSISTHELQTREKEAFLEWRRHLAMLQEEEGLMLTPYEKNLEFWRQLWRVVERSDVVVQIVDARNPLLFRCEDLERYVKEIDPNKLNMILLNKADFLTDVQRQAWAKYFTDLNIRVAFFSATLAAERQVIQEEDEDEARSTDKDDHKHSGNENKNSGDELAKSEFSSESEYESAEHGDVGKSTVSDEIEADNSEQQMEAQQRSELENLKIFATGSEMKKIINSPKLLNRDDLIKLFKTIYNDNKTYTTGVTTIGLVGYPNVGKSSTINALLMDKKVSVSATPGKTKHFQTLYLDKDLLLCDCPGLVMPSFVCTKADMILNGILPIDQMRDHVPAITLLATLVPKHVLEDLYGFMLSVPTEGEDRAPTAEELLNAHGYNRGFMTQNGQPDNPRSARYLLKDFVNGKLLYCVAPPTFEQECFHAFPPRRRNLSANRHIPSRTARVNQGCGVTVNNLDRKFFRKDAHVKGRRGPVLQHSITHTTARKDNGMVAQ, encoded by the exons ATG CTCCACACCTCAGAGATCAATGATGGTTATGATTGGGGTCGACTCAACTTGCAATCGGTTACAGAGGAGAGCTCATTTCAAGATTTCTTGTCGACCGCTGAACTAGCAGGAACCGAATTCAATGCGGAGaagttaaatgttaaattcgtGCATCCTCACAGTCATGGCTTGCTCTCGAAAGATGTAATGAAAACAGTACTAAAAAagcaagaagaaaataaagattccATCAAGATACCAAGAAGGCCGAAATGGGACAGTTCTATAAGCACCCACGAATTACAGACACGCGAAAAAGAGGCGTTCCTGGAGTGGCGACGTCATTTAGCTATGTTGCAAGAAGAGGAAGGTTTAATGTTGACACCTTacgagaaaaatttagaattttggCGTCAATTGTGGCGGGTAGTAGAACGCAGCGATGTGGTTGTACAAATTGTAGACGCGCGTAATCCGCTTCTTTTTCGCTGTGAGGACTTGGAGCGTTACGTTAAGGAGATTGATcctaacaaattaaatatgattctcCTTAATAAAGCAGATTTCTTAACAGATGTGCAAAGACAGGCAtgggcaaaatattttacagaccTAAATATACGGGTAGCATTCTTTTCCGCTACATTAGCAGCGGAGAGACAGGTGATTCAAGAAGAGGACGAAGATGAAGCGAGATCGACTGATAAGGATGACCACAAACATTCAGGTAACGAGAATAAGAACAGTGGAGATGAATTGGCGAAGTCGGAATTCTCGTCGGAATCAGAGTACGAAAGCGCGGAGCATGGCGACGTTGGCAAGTCCACTGTATCTGATGAAATAGAAGCCGATAATAGCGAGCAACAAATGGAAGCTCAGCAACGTAGCGAAttggagaatttaaaaattttcgcgaCAGGTTccgaaatgaagaaaataatcaattcgccaaaattattaaacagagacgatcttataaaattatttaaaacaatttacaaCGATAATAAAACGTATACGACCGGAGTGACAACAATCGGCTTGGTCGGGTATCCAAACGTCGGCAAGAGTTCCACCATCAATGCCCTGCTCATGGATAAAAAAGTCTCTGTATCGGCCACGCCGGGCAAGACCAAGCATTTTCAAACATTGTATTTGGACAAGGATTTGTTGTTGTGCGATTGTCCGGGCTTGGTGATGCCGAGTTTTGTTTGCACGAAAGCAGATATGATACTAAACGGTATACTGCCGATCGATCAGATGCGAGATCATGTACCGGCGATTACGTTACTGGCCACGTTGGTACCCAAGCACGTTCTGGAGGATCTGTATGGCTTCATGTTGTCTGTTCCAACAGAAGGAGAGGATCGCGCACCGACTGCGGAGGAGCTTTTAAACGCACACGGTT ACAACAGAGGTTTCATGACGCAGAACGGTCAACCAGATAATCCACGCTCAGCGAGATACCTTTTGAAGGATTTCGTTAACGGCAAATTGTTGTATTGTGTCGCACCGCCGACATTCGAACAGGAGTGTTTTCACGCATTCCCGCCACGACGCCGGAATTTGTCCGCCAACAGGCATATACCGTCCCGAACAGCTCGCGTAAATCAAGGATGTGGAGTAACGGTCAATAACTTGGACCGAAAGTTTTTCCGAAAGGACGCACATGTGAAGGGACGCCGTGGACCTGTACTACAACACTCTATAAc GCACACGACAGCCCGTAAGGACAATGGTATGGTCGCACAATGA